One stretch of Rosistilla oblonga DNA includes these proteins:
- a CDS encoding SOUL family heme-binding protein gives MRKAKWIGVTALLAALVFVGKGSADYETAAYGVVEKEGEFEIRDYPELVMASTAMGASGGNGSFMRLFGYISGSNQAKQKVAMTTPVFMKPSAEQDAGSMSFVVPKQVADEGTPAPSRQDVNITKRPAGRFAVIRFSGRMNDTMREEAQQKLRDWVEAKGLKAGESMEYASYDPPFTPAPLRRNEVFLRLQSDEVQTERVQVSSP, from the coding sequence ATGAGAAAAGCAAAATGGATCGGTGTGACCGCACTCTTGGCGGCGTTGGTATTTGTTGGAAAAGGAAGCGCCGACTATGAAACGGCTGCTTATGGTGTTGTCGAGAAAGAGGGTGAATTCGAGATTCGCGATTACCCCGAGCTTGTCATGGCGAGCACGGCGATGGGAGCTTCCGGCGGCAACGGAAGTTTCATGCGGTTGTTTGGTTACATAAGCGGCTCTAATCAAGCGAAACAAAAAGTTGCGATGACGACGCCTGTATTTATGAAACCGTCTGCTGAACAAGACGCGGGTTCGATGAGTTTTGTCGTTCCGAAGCAAGTCGCCGACGAGGGAACTCCGGCACCTTCGCGGCAGGATGTGAACATAACAAAGCGACCTGCGGGACGGTTCGCGGTGATTCGATTTTCCGGACGCATGAACGACACAATGCGAGAAGAGGCCCAACAGAAACTTCGCGATTGGGTCGAGGCGAAGGGTTTGAAAGCTGGCGAGTCGATGGAATACGCCAGCTACGATCCTCCTTTCACTCCCGCTCCCTTGCGTCGCAACGAAGTCTTTTTACGATTGCAATCCGACGAAGTGCAGACCGAAAGGGTTCAAGTATCGTCACCGTAA